Proteins encoded within one genomic window of Oscillatoria sp. FACHB-1406:
- the fabZ gene encoding 3-hydroxyacyl-ACP dehydratase FabZ, translated as MSVITESPLPETTETLEATLPPKTVLTVEEIQKLLPHRYPFALVDRIIDYVPGQKAVGLKNVSFNEPHFQGHFPGRPLMPGVLIVEAMAQVGGIVMTQMPGFDGGLFVFAGIDKARFRRPVVPGDQLVMTVELLRLKGRRFGKMYGRAEVEGQLAAEAEMLFSLIE; from the coding sequence ATGTCAGTCATTACCGAATCCCCCCTCCCAGAAACGACGGAAACACTAGAAGCAACGCTACCCCCCAAAACCGTCCTTACGGTTGAAGAAATCCAAAAATTACTACCGCACCGCTATCCTTTTGCGCTGGTCGATCGCATTATCGACTACGTTCCCGGACAAAAAGCAGTAGGCCTCAAAAACGTCAGTTTCAACGAACCCCACTTTCAAGGGCATTTCCCCGGTCGTCCGCTAATGCCGGGAGTGTTAATCGTCGAAGCGATGGCGCAAGTCGGCGGGATTGTGATGACGCAAATGCCGGGGTTCGATGGCGGACTGTTCGTTTTTGCAGGGATTGATAAGGCGCGCTTCCGCCGTCCTGTGGTTCCCGGCGACCAACTGGTAATGACCGTGGAACTCCTACGTTTAAAAGGTCGTCGTTTTGGGAAGATGTACGGACGCGCAGAAGTGGAAGGTCAGTTAGCGGCAGAAGCTGAGATGCTATTCTCGCTCATTGAATAA